A window of the Ipomoea triloba cultivar NCNSP0323 chromosome 14, ASM357664v1 genome harbors these coding sequences:
- the LOC116003828 gene encoding probable LRR receptor-like serine/threonine-protein kinase At5g63710, translating into MLRFFFFLVCLLVRFFAVFAILDPVDFLALQAVRKSLDDLPGSNYFGSWDFTSDPCGFAGVFCEGDKVVALNLGDPRAGSPGLTGRIDPAIGKLSGLAEFSVVPGRITGALPEILSELQNLRFLGISRNFLSGGIPAGLGKLRGLQTLDLSYNQFSGVAPAEVG; encoded by the coding sequence ATGCTtagattcttcttcttccttgtttGTCTTCTTGTTAGGTTCTTTGCAGTTTTTGCGATTCTTGACCCTGTGGATTTCTTGGCTTTACAAGCGGTTCGGAAAAGCTTGGATGATTTGCCTGGGTCGAATTATTTTGGGTCCTGGGATTTTACTTCGGATCCCTGTGGCTTCGCCGGAGTTTTCTGCGAGGGGGATAAGGTTGTCGCGTTGAATCTCGGTGATCCCAGAGCTGGGTCGCCGGGATTGACTGGAAGGATTGATCCGGCGATTGGGAAACTTTCTGGGTTGGCTGAGTTTAGTGTTGTTCCGGGGAGGATAACCGGTGCATTGCCGGAAATCTTGTCGGAGTTGCAGAATCTCAGGTTTCTTGGAATCAGCCGGAATTTTCTCTCCGGCGGGATTCCGGCGGGGCTTGGGAAGCTCCGGGGGTTGCAAACGCTGGATCTCAGTTACAATCAGTTCTCCggtgttgcgcccgcggaagtgggatag
- the LOC116003829 gene encoding probably inactive leucine-rich repeat receptor-like protein kinase At2g25790, producing MLRFFFFLVCLLVRFFAVFAILDPVDFLALQAVRKSLDDLPGSNYFGSWDFTSDPCGFAGVFCEGDKVVALNLGDPRAGSPGLTGRIDPAIGKLSGLAEFSVVPGRITGALPEILSELQNLRFLGISRNFLSGGIPAGLGKLRGLQTLDLSYNQLSGSIPPAIGALPALSNVILCHNRLSGSVPRFDSKTLTRVDLKHNALSGRLPANAFPPSVQYLSLSWNRLTGPVDQILTRLNRLNYLDLSLNLFTGVIPGNIFNFPISNLQLQRNQFSGQIKPITQVTIPTVDLSFNRLYGEISPLFSTVQNLYLNNNQFTGQVPRTIVDRLLSASIQILYLQHNYLTGISINPAAAIPVSSSLCLQYNCMVPPVQSPCPLRAGQQKTRPTQQCIGWKGKTGN from the exons ATGCTtagattcttcttcttccttgtttGTCTTCTTGTTAGGTTCTTTGCAGTTTTTGCGATTCTTGACCCTGTGGATTTCTTGGCTTTACAAGCGGTTCGGAAAAGCTTGGATGATTTGCCTGGGTCGAATTATTTTGGGTCCTGGGATTTTACTTCGGATCCCTGTGGCTTCGCCGGAGTTTTCTGCGAGGGGGATAAGGTTGTCGCGTTGAATCTCGGTGATCCCAGAGCTGGGTCGCCGGGATTGACTGGAAGGATTGATCCGGCGATTGGGAAACTTTCTGGGTTGGCTGAGTTTAGTGTTGTTCCGGGGAGGATAACCGGTGCATTGCCGGAAATCTTGTCGGAGTTGCAGAATCTCAGGTTTCTTGGAATCAGCCGGAATTTTCTCTCCGGCGGGATTCCGGCGGGGCTTGGGAAGCTCCGGGGGTTGCAAACGCTGGATCTCAGTTACAATCAGTT ATCCGGGAGTATTCCTCCGGCCATCGGAGCGTTGCCGGCGTTGTCCAACGTTATTCTCTGTCATAACCGTTTATCCGGTTCAGTTCCCCGGTTCGATTCCAAAACTCTAACCCGGGTTGACCTCAAGCACAACGCTCTCTCCGGTCGGCTCCCGGCTAATGCTTTCCCTCCGTCGGTTCAGTACCTATCATTGTCATGGAACCGGCTGACCGGGCCGGTCGACCAGATCTTAACCCGGCTGAACCGGCTGAACTATCTCGACCTGAGCTTAAACCTCTTCACCGGCGTTATTCCGGGGAACATCTTTAACTTCCCCATCTCAAATCTCCAACTCCAAAGAAACCAATTTTCCGGCCAGATTAAACCCATCACTCAGGTCACAATCCCCACCGTCGATCTCAGCTTCAACCGTCTCTACGGCGAGATTTCTCCGCTCTTCTCCACCGTGCAGAATCTTTACCTAAACAACAATCAGTTCACCGGCCAGGTCCCCAGAACCATCGTGGACCGGTTACTCTCGGCCAGTATTCAGATTCTTTACTTACAGCACAACTATCTCACCGGAATCTCCATCAACCCCGCGGCGGCGATTCCGGTCAGCAGCTCACTGTGTTTGCAGTACAATTGTATGGTGCCGCCGGTTCAGAGCCCCTGCCCGTTGCGAGCCGGGCAGCAAAAGACCCGGCCCACACAACAATGCATCGGCTGGAAGGGTAAAACAGGGAATTGA
- the LOC116004957 gene encoding LEC14B protein, translating to MYFVYPVPEALVEDMGFALSRLDVDSGLLDGSSRANSEVARMAQHDGHLHSLDHEIAQLTRLRSKPNENLSKVLGVKKDVPVSIVKMLVGREANYSGRGSFSSADRCHALSRYLPVNSPCVVDQMPTRAYVSQFSADGSLFIAAFQGSHIRIYNVEKDWKIQKDIQAQSLRWTVTDTSLSPDHRHLVYATMSPIVHVVNVGSGTTESVANVTEIHEGLDFSSDDDNGYSFGIFSVKHSTDGREVVAGSSDDAIYVYDLEANKLSLRISAHGSDVNTVCFAEESGNLIYSGSDDNLCKVWDRRCIRTQGKSEGVLMGHLEGITCVDSRRDGRYLISNGKDQAIKLWDIRKMSSNATCTGCFRNYEWDYRWMDYPPQARYLKHPSDQSVATYKGHAVLRTLIRCYFSPAYSTAQKYIYTGSHDKCVYVYDLVSGAQVAKLKHHRSTVRDCSWHPHYPMLVSSSWDGDIVKWEFGENGEVTTPAKRKQPRRR from the exons ATGTACTTTGTATATCCGGTTCCGGAGGCTTTGGTTGAGGATATGGGGTTTGCTCTGAGTAGATTGGACGTAGATTCTGGACTGTTAGATGGCTCGAGCCGTGCTAATTCTGAGGTTGCGAGGATGGCTCAGCACGACGGGCATTTACATAGTTTGGACCATGAAATTGCTCAGCTCACGAGGCTTAGATCCAAACCTAATGAAAACTTGAGCAAGGTGCTAGGTGTGAAGAAGGATGTTCCTGTTTCAATTGTCAAGATGCTAGTCGGCCGAGAAGCAAATTACTCGGGGAGAGGAAGTTTCTCGTCGGCTGATCGTTGTCATGCTTTAAGTAGGTATCTGCCTGTAAATAGTCCTTGTGTTGTAGACCAGATGCCAACGAGGGCTTATGTATCACAGTTTTCTGCTGATGGCTCTCTATTCATAGCTGCATTTCAG GGAAGCCATATTCGAATATATAACGTAGAAAAAGACTGGAAAATCCAGAAGGATATTCAGGCCCAAAGCTTGAGATGGACAGTTACCGACACATCTCTTTCACCAGATCACCGGCATCTC GTCTATGCCACGATGTCACCCATTGTTCACGTTGTAAATGTTGGATCTGGTACCACCGAATCGGTTGCAAACGTCACT GAGATCCATGAAGGTTTGGACTTTTCCTCTGATGACGATAACGGCTATTCTTTTGGAATCTTTTCTGTGAAGCACTCCACTGATGGCCGGGAAGTTGTAGCTGGGAGCAGTGATGATGCGATTTATGTTTACGATCTTGAAGCAAATAAACTTTCCCTTAGGATTTCTGCACATGGG TCCGATGTCAACACCGTTTGTTTTGCTGAAGAAAGCGGTAACCTTATTTATTCTGGAAGTGACGATAATCTCTGTAAG GTTTGGGACAGACGTTGCATTAGAACCCAAGGTAAATCGGAAGGAGTGCTCATGGGACACCTAGAAGGTATTACTTGTGTTGACAGCCGAAGAGATGGCCGCTATCTCATATCAAATGGTAAAGATCAAGCAATCAAGCTTTGGGATATCCGCAAAATGTCCTCCAACGCCACTTG CACGGGTTGTTTTAGGAATTACGAATGGGATTACAGATGGATGGACTACCCTCCTCAGGCGAGATACCTGAAGCACCCCAGTGATCAATCGGTGGCTACTTATAAGGGCCATGCAGTATTGCGTACTCTGATTCGCTGTTACTTCTCCCCGGCATATAG CACGGCCCAGAAGTATATTTACACTGGATCTCATGACAAGTGCGTTTATGTCTATGACTTG GTGAGCGGTGCCCAAGTCGCGAAACTGAAGCACCATAGATCGACTGTAAGAGATTGCAGCTGGCACCCGCATTATCCAATGCTCGTTAGCTCTTCGTGGGATGGGGATATCGTGAAATGGGAATTTGGAGAGAATGGAGAAGTGACAACTCCTGCAAAGCGAAAGCAGCCTCGAAGAAGATGA
- the LOC116004628 gene encoding gibberellin receptor GID1B-like encodes MAGSDEINASESKKVVPLNTWILISNFKLAYNMLRRPDGTFNRDLAEFLERKVAANTIPVDGVYSFDVVDRATSLLNRVYRPAPEKESDWGKVELEKPLSTTEVVPVIIFFHGGSFTHSSANSAIYDQFCRRLVKICGAVVVSVNYRRSPEHRYPCAYDDGWAALKWVHSRPWLQSGEDGKVHVFLAGDSSGGNIAHHVAVRAAESDVEVLGNILLHPMFGGQKRTESEMKLDGKYFVTVQDRDWYWRAYLPEGEDRDHPACNIFGPRGRALEGLKNFPKSLVVVAGFDVSQDWQLAYVQGLQESGQEVKLLFLEQATIGFYFLPNNNHFICLMEEITNFIHPLS; translated from the exons ATGGCCGGCAGCGACGAAATCAACGCCAGTGAATCGAAG AAGGTGGTTCCTCTCAATACATGGATTCTCATCTCCAATTTCAAGCTCGCTTACAACATGCTTCGCCGGCCGGACGGGACGTTCAACCGGGATTTGGCGGAGTTTCTGGAGCGTAAAGTGGCGGCGAACACGATTCCGGTCGACGGGGTTTACTCTTTTGACGTTGTGGATCGGGCCACGAGTTTGCTTAACCGGGTTTACCGGCCGGCGCCGGAGAAGGAGTCGGATTGGGGGAAAGTGGAGCTGGAGAAACCTCTGAGCACCACCGAGGTTGTCCctgtcatcatcttcttccacgGTGGCAGCTTCACTCACTCCTCCGCCAACAGCGCCATCTACGACCAGTTCTGCCGGCGCCTCGTCAAGATTTGTGGGGCGGTGGTGGTTTCCGTCAATTACCGCCGGTCGCCGGAGCACAG GTATCCTTGTGCTTATGACGATGGGTGGGCGGCCCTGAAATGGGTGCATTCTAGGCCGTGGCTACAGAGCGGGGAAGATGGGAAGGTTCATGTATTCTTGGCCGGGGATAGCTCGGGCGGGAACATAGCCCACCATGTGGCGGTGAGGGCAGCAGAGTCCGATGTAGAGGTCCTAGGAAACATCCTGCTTCATCCCATGTTTGGTGGGCAAAAGAGGACCGAATCAGAGATGAAACTGGATGGGAAATACTTTGTGACAGTCCAAGACAGGGATTGGTACTGGAGAGCCTATTTGCCAGAAGGGGAAGATAGAGACCACCCAGCATGTAACATATTTGGCCCAAGAGGGAGAGCCCTGGAGGGGCTAAAAAACTTCCCGAAAAGCCTCGTCGTCGTGGCGGGGTTCGATGTCTCCCAGGACTGGCAATTAGCTTATGTTCAAGGCCTGCAGGAATCTGGGCAGGAGGTGAAGCTCCTGTTCCTCGAACAGGCAACGATCGGCTTCTATTTCCTGCCGAATAACAACCATTTCATCTGCCTAATGGAGGAGATAACCAACTTCATCCACCCTCTATCCTAA